CCTTCGAGACGGACGGCGACGCGGAGTCGTTCGCCGACGAACACGGCGGCCGCGTCGTCGACTGGGAGACGGTTCGGGCGGAGTACGCCGACCGCGATAGGGCCGGGACCGAGCAGTTGCGTTCGATCAGGGAAAACCGGACGCGCTGGGCCGACGACCGCGTCGCGGACAGCCGGGACCTCCTCGACCGACCCCGGTCGGTCGTCGTCGGCGAAGACGCGCCGACGCTCGCGGACGCCGTCGACCGCGCACCGCCGAACACGACGGTGTATCTCCCGCCCGGGACCTACGAGTCGAACGTCACGGTCACGAAGCCGCTGACCGTCCGCGGCGCGGGCGACGCGACCGTCGTCGACGGCGGAGGCGACGACAGGGTGATCCGCGCCAACGCCTCGCGCGTCGCCGTCGCGGACCTGCGCATCCGGGGCGTCGGTCCCGTGGGCGTTAGTTCGCCGACCGGGAACGCGTCGGGGTGGGATTCGCGGGTCGAACTCGCCTACGGCCGCGGGGACGCCGCCGTCCTGTTCTCGGACGCCGAGCGGTCGCTGGTCGCCGACGTGGCGATCGAGACGCCGTCCAACGGCGTCCTCGTGCGGTACAGTCCCGGAACCGTCGTCCGGAACGTCACTGTCGACGGCGCCGACGACTGGCGCGACGGGTTCATGGGCGTGCTGACGATGTACTCGCCGACGGTCGTCCAGAACGCGACCGTCCGCGGCGGGCGGGACGGCGTGTACACCCACCGCTCGCACGGCACCGTTGTCCGGAACAGCGACATGCGCGGCCTGCGATACGGCGTCCACGAGATGTACACCTCGGGGACGCTCGTCGCGGACAACGCCGTCGCCGACGCCGAGATGGGCGTGGTGGTGATGACCCGGCCGCGCGGCAACGTGATCGCGGACAACGACGTGCGCGACAGCGGCATCGGGGTCTCGATGGCCGGCGACGCGTCCTACGTCGTCGGGAACGTCCTCGTCGACAACCGGGTCGGGATGTCCGCCGGGGCGACCCGGTCGCTGTACACGCGCAACACCGTCGTCGGCAACGACCGGGGCATCCGGGCGGACACCATCGTCCCGACGAACGTCGTGGTCGCCAACGACGTCGCGGGCAACGGCCAGCCGGCTCCCCCCGGCAGCGGTCCGGTCCACGTCTGGACCAGCGACGGCCGCGGGAACTACTGGGCCGACGCCCGCGGCCTGGACCGCGACGGCGACGGGACGCTCGATCGGATCCACCGCCCGTCGTCCCGCGTCGACCGCACGCTCGGCCGGTCGCCGGCCGGGACCGCGATGAGCCGCGCACCGGCGTTCGACCTGTTCAGGGGCGTTCAGTCCGCGACGCCGGGCCTCCGCCGGAGCGCCGTCGTCGACACGGCGCCGCTGGCGGACCCCGTCAGACCCGAGGTGCTCGCGGAGGTGAACGAGTCGTGACGGGCGACTCGGTCTCCGATCGACCGGGTGCGACCGGGTCGGGGACAGAGGCCGAGACCGCGACGAATGCGCCGGCGGAGTCCGGCGGCGACCCGCTACTGACCGTCGAGGACGTCTCCCAGTCGTTCGGGGACGTCGAGGTCCTCGACGGGCTCTCCTTCGACGTCGAGCGCGGGTCGGTCGTCTGCGTCGTTGGGTCCAACGGATCCGGCAAGACGACCGCTCTGCGGGTCGTGGCGGGTCTGCTCGCCCCGGACGGCGGCGAGGTCCGGATCGCGAGCGACTCGGAGCGACCGGTGGGCTACCTCCCGCAGACGCCCGCGTTCCACCCGCAGTTCACGGTCGCGGAGACGCTGACGTTCTACGGCCGGCTGGCCGGCACCGGGGTCGACGTCGACGCGAAACTCTCGACCGTCGGCCTCCAGAGCGTGCCGGACCGCCGGGCCGGTGCCCTGTCGGGCGGGATGACCCGGTTGCTCGGCATCGCGCAGGCGACCATCGGCGACCCCCCGCTGCTGGTGCTGGACGAGCCGTCTAGCGGCCTCGACCCGGCGATGGTCGAGCACATCTCGTCGGTGATCGGTCGCATCGCCGACGACGGGTCGGCCGTGCTGCTGGCGACGCACAACATCGGCGCCGTCTACCAGATGGCAGACCGGGTGCTCGTTCTCGACGACGGGCACGTGGTCGCGGCGGGCTCGCCGGACGACCTGATCGACGAGACGGGGACCGAGACGCTCGACGCGGCGCTGGCTGACCTCATCGAGCGCAGTGGCGCCGGCGGGGCCGTGAGCGTCGCATCCGGGGGTGACGAGGCGTGAGCGCGGACCGGGGCGATCAGGTCCTCGCGCTCGCTCAGCGCGAGTTCGACGCGTTGTTGCGGACGCCCGCGTACCTGCTGCTCGCCGCGCTGTTCGGGCTGTCGGTTCTGGCCGTCCCGCTGCTCGGGGGCGCCGGGGGCTACCTGCCGCTGGTGTTGAACCTGGCGACGCCGGTCGAGGTTCTGGTACCGGTGCTCGCCGTCGGCCTCGGTTACCGCGCCGTCGTCGCCGACGAGGCGCGCGGCGAACTGGAAGTACTCCGAACCTATCCCATCGACCGCGCGACCTACGTCGCGGGCACGTACCTCGGTCGGGCCGCCCTCCTGGCCGTCGCCGTCGCGGCGCCGCTGGTGCTGGGAGTGCTCGCGGTCCCGCTGACCGACCAGCCCGCGCCCTCCTTCCTCGCGTCGCACGCGACGGTCGACTCGCCGACGTACTACGCCCGGTTCGCCTTCCTCGCGGTGGTCTACGCCCTCGTCGTGCTCGCCGTCGTCATGCCGCTGTCGGCCGTCGCGCGCTCGCGCCGCCGCGCCGTCGCCCTGGCCGTCACGGCCGTCCTGCTCGTCGTGCTGGGAATCGACTTCGCCCTGCTCGCGGGCGTCGCCGAGGGCCTGATCGGACCGGCGAACCTCGGGCCGGCGCTGGCCGCGAGTCCCGCCAGCGCTTTCCGCGGTCTCGTGCTCTCGCTCGCGGCGGCGCCCGTCCAGAGCGGGAGCTTTCCGGCTCCGTCGCCGCTGCCGGGCGCCGTCAGCCTCCTCGCCTGGTTCGTCGGATCGCTCGCGCTCGCCAGCGTGATAGTCTGGTCGGAGTGATCGCGACGGCGGCGGTCGCCGACCGACGCTACCGCGGCCGGAACACGACGGCGCGGTCGCCCGTCGTCGCCCGCTCGCCGACCTCGACGCCGACGACCGTGCCGATCTCGACGTCCTCGGGGTCGGCCCCACGGACCATCCCCGTGATCGACGCCGGACCGAAGTGGGCCACGGCGATGACGTAGGGCGCGTCGTCCTCGAACTGCGGCGTCGGGACGTGGACCGTCGAGTGGGTGGCCACCTCGCCGGCCTCGGGCAGCGGTTCCTCGCTCAGTTCGCGGGAGCCGCAGTCCGGGCAGACCCGCCGCGGCGGGAGCCAGCCGTGGCCGTTCTCGCACTCGACGTAGTAGCCCTCGTCGTCCCCGATGGCGTCGAGCCAGTCGTCGTACGCGCCGTTGCGGACGCGCTCGCTCATGCTTTCACCTCGAAGACGTGAATCGTGGCGCTCGCCGCGGTGCCGCCGGCGTTGTGCGCGACGCCGACGTCCGCGGCCGGGACGGCGTCGGCTCGCGCGTGAGTCCCCTCCAGGACCTTCGTGATGGTCACGAGCTGTGCGACGCCGGTCGCGCCGACGGGGTGGCCCTTGGCCTTGAGGCCGCCCGAGAGGTTGATCGGGGTCTCGCCGTGGCGCGTCGTCTCGCCCTCGCGAGCCGCGGAGATGCCTTTGCCGGGCTCGTAGAGGCCGATCGACTCGATGGCCAGCACCTCGGCGATGGTGAAGCAGTCGTGGACCTCGGCGAAGTCGACGTCGTCGGCGTCGATGCCGGCGTCGGCGTAGGCCTCCGCGACGGCACCGGCGGCAGCGGGCGTCGCGGCGTAGTTCTGGCGGTCATGCAGCGCCAGGTTGTCGCCGTCCTGCCCCGTGCCCGTGACCGCGACGGGCGCGTCGAGGCCGTGGCGCTCGGCGTAGTCCTCGCTGGTCAGGACGGCCGCAGAGGCCCCGTCCGTGATGGGACAGGCGTCGTACAGCCCGAGCGGTTCGGCCACCATGGGCGCGTCGAGCACTTCGTCGACGCTGATCTCCTTCTGGAGCTGGGCGTTGTCGTTGACGAGCGCGTGCTCGTGGTTCTTGACGGCGACGTGGGCGAGGTCCTCGCGCGTGCCGCCGTGCTCGTCGAAGTACGAGCGCGCCATCAGCGCGTAGGCGGCGGGGAAGGTCATCCCGGCGCGGACCTCGTAGAGGTCGTCCGCCGCGATGGCGAGCGCGTCGGTCGCCGCCGCCGTCCCGACGTTGGTCATCCGTTCCATCCCGCCGACGAGGACGACCTCCTGCTCCCCGTTCCTGATCGCCCGCACCGCGTCGCGGATGGCCGCCCCGGAGGACGCGCAGGCGGCCTCGTAGCGCGTCGCCGGCACGGTCAGGCCGACGGCCTCGGCCATCAGCGGGCCCTGGTGGCCCTGGTGTTCCGCGATCTCGCCCATGAAGTTGCCGTAGTAGAGGGCGTCGACGTCGTCTGCGGGGACGCCGGAGCGGTCCAGCGCCGCCAGGCCCGCCTCCGCGAAGAGGTCGCGGCCGGTCCGTTCGGGATGTTTCCCGAACCTGGTGACGCTGGCCCCCGCAACGCGTGGGTCTGA
This genomic interval from Halomicrobium urmianum contains the following:
- a CDS encoding NosD domain-containing protein — translated: MDVRYPLAVVALTLLLFGTAFAVQPGGAELSPVPFDETLSMGMTGLDVRAAEHAGYALPRAQAFYSQYQYVIGYYGLEAAASHLDSGQAQRQFGQPLGVFVTEFSGAGLELTPEGYLVVTNDPGVGWIRAERASYVVDGAARTTAGPAVVPFETDGDAESFADEHGGRVVDWETVRAEYADRDRAGTEQLRSIRENRTRWADDRVADSRDLLDRPRSVVVGEDAPTLADAVDRAPPNTTVYLPPGTYESNVTVTKPLTVRGAGDATVVDGGGDDRVIRANASRVAVADLRIRGVGPVGVSSPTGNASGWDSRVELAYGRGDAAVLFSDAERSLVADVAIETPSNGVLVRYSPGTVVRNVTVDGADDWRDGFMGVLTMYSPTVVQNATVRGGRDGVYTHRSHGTVVRNSDMRGLRYGVHEMYTSGTLVADNAVADAEMGVVVMTRPRGNVIADNDVRDSGIGVSMAGDASYVVGNVLVDNRVGMSAGATRSLYTRNTVVGNDRGIRADTIVPTNVVVANDVAGNGQPAPPGSGPVHVWTSDGRGNYWADARGLDRDGDGTLDRIHRPSSRVDRTLGRSPAGTAMSRAPAFDLFRGVQSATPGLRRSAVVDTAPLADPVRPEVLAEVNES
- a CDS encoding ABC transporter ATP-binding protein, encoding MTGDSVSDRPGATGSGTEAETATNAPAESGGDPLLTVEDVSQSFGDVEVLDGLSFDVERGSVVCVVGSNGSGKTTALRVVAGLLAPDGGEVRIASDSERPVGYLPQTPAFHPQFTVAETLTFYGRLAGTGVDVDAKLSTVGLQSVPDRRAGALSGGMTRLLGIAQATIGDPPLLVLDEPSSGLDPAMVEHISSVIGRIADDGSAVLLATHNIGAVYQMADRVLVLDDGHVVAAGSPDDLIDETGTETLDAALADLIERSGAGGAVSVASGGDEA
- a CDS encoding ABC transporter permease codes for the protein MSADRGDQVLALAQREFDALLRTPAYLLLAALFGLSVLAVPLLGGAGGYLPLVLNLATPVEVLVPVLAVGLGYRAVVADEARGELEVLRTYPIDRATYVAGTYLGRAALLAVAVAAPLVLGVLAVPLTDQPAPSFLASHATVDSPTYYARFAFLAVVYALVVLAVVMPLSAVARSRRRAVALAVTAVLLVVLGIDFALLAGVAEGLIGPANLGPALAASPASAFRGLVLSLAAAPVQSGSFPAPSPLPGAVSLLAWFVGSLALASVIVWSE
- a CDS encoding Zn-ribbon domain-containing OB-fold protein; protein product: MSERVRNGAYDDWLDAIGDDEGYYVECENGHGWLPPRRVCPDCGSRELSEEPLPEAGEVATHSTVHVPTPQFEDDAPYVIAVAHFGPASITGMVRGADPEDVEIGTVVGVEVGERATTGDRAVVFRPR
- a CDS encoding thiolase C-terminal domain-containing protein encodes the protein MSDPRVAGASVTRFGKHPERTGRDLFAEAGLAALDRSGVPADDVDALYYGNFMGEIAEHQGHQGPLMAEAVGLTVPATRYEAACASSGAAIRDAVRAIRNGEQEVVLVGGMERMTNVGTAAATDALAIAADDLYEVRAGMTFPAAYALMARSYFDEHGGTREDLAHVAVKNHEHALVNDNAQLQKEISVDEVLDAPMVAEPLGLYDACPITDGASAAVLTSEDYAERHGLDAPVAVTGTGQDGDNLALHDRQNYAATPAAAGAVAEAYADAGIDADDVDFAEVHDCFTIAEVLAIESIGLYEPGKGISAAREGETTRHGETPINLSGGLKAKGHPVGATGVAQLVTITKVLEGTHARADAVPAADVGVAHNAGGTAASATIHVFEVKA